The proteins below are encoded in one region of Xenopus laevis strain J_2021 chromosome 8L, Xenopus_laevis_v10.1, whole genome shotgun sequence:
- the arhgap30.L gene encoding rho GTPase-activating protein 30: MSLAMKARQKVRKKATKDKTFGCDLLEHLTISGLEVPQVLRSCAEFVEEHGIVDGIYRLCGIASSVHKLRQEFAMDRQPDLSKDTYLQDVHCVSSLCKAYFRELPNPLLTYQLYDKFAEAVAIQLEEQRLVKIKEVLKDLPHPHYRTLEYLMRHLLRMASFSSQTNMHARNLAIVWAPNLLRSKDIESSGFNGTAAFMEVRIQSIVVEFILNHVEQLFGDMPLAGSDQCSITNLNSPSCVREDYFRSLTYNIPSVLHQGDGPPQMRPYHTIIELSDHKRKGSLKAKKWKSIFNLGRSNNDSKRKANKQDEKDSDKTDKVSLRPAKSMDSLSSVPYASEAIDSENRSLVRSRSPKSVIPLRRDSFGTKPGNDYTFSGEQPIQLETCHQTEYEEESKSEPTTPKPGRSSIVVSPQGRSPKSAQNRAEKCLGVHISEPFSVTLPRHITSNLSRLTRGMECPSLINPVLHRSSEKISSEEESPPQAKLVKPNADAEENNKEKSDMLNDIGLLISDVKLDTLMPDKVRECMETDGSLDMNEVKLSDNSDRSLNPVQEKSGIRHPGLITERNQVDPSIGSPNAKENGCPLATTDKQDPDTEKKRISLEVQDSFSFLDNQDMSPESSALDADEDFLGYDSRWVPGEEELRCVYMTDMITYCKQTEEFSVEPPPDDLSTEDNEDMYSMPADCLDILEISEDMDNNSDDIFLSAYDELSPLVHESGTMFVVENSKDSLRNETELGESCSQNVTTDSDCEVIKATPLELEPLQHTINISTEALQDSMGDSSVLPETNAASERHQPKHHLQQHEGSTEHVLKSESMLHNSLPKANLHLLNLGLKTTHDTQVSTPVQGLDIKMLILDIQQGHSNDQECSTDCDGTSADTIPLTDCVTPASENVPLTDTPILENVPLKDTSASENVLLTDTLASENFILTDTSASENVLLTGSPASQDVLLTDSPVSENVLLTDSTASDNVLQTDILVSENILLTESTDSDNVLLTRSPASEDVLLTDSPASDNVLLTEPPASDNVLLTEPPASDNVLLTRSPASEDDLLTDSPASKKVLLTDRPASEHVLLTDPTDSVQPEEGSDHKQNKDLPTCSAQDTSVSMQVTQPQKTENKLIPAVFPDGSVSMKQSTTPHKVHQVKAVPVVPPKPQFAKLPPALKSKIHVSPASNISKDSGSQKSDSIATVEEGNLCSQSPQGKKRSSWRSGGSISFDTAVAQARERKMSQYPIRRMQTYSVGESQHVLDTPKEDVTLHCQTFAQKPGGSRPHSCVIALNSLEVSSKGNNIDEDTKRSQMWQGCKYVKSQEATMAPHGQSPGNRLSMPRLGKQTEELSGTCEKPKRRSLL; this comes from the exons TCCCCCAGGTACTGAGAAGTTGTGCAGAGTTTGTGGAAGAACATGGAATAGTCGATGGGATTTACAGGCTGTGCGGAATTGCCTCCAGTGTCCACAAATTAAG ACAGGAGTTTGCTATGGATCGCCAGCCAGACCTGAGTAAGGACACCTACCTACAAGATGTGCACTGCGTCAGCTCTTTGTGCAAAGCCTATTTCAGGGAGTTGCCCAACCCGCTGCTGACCTATCAGCTGTATGATAAATTTGCT GAGGCTGTGGCAATCCAGCTGGAGGAACAACGGCTTGTAAAGATTAAGGAGGTGCTGAAGGACCTTCCACACCCACATTACAG GACTCTGGAGTATCTAATGAGGCATCTGCTGCGCATGGCTTCCTTCAGCTCTCAAACCAACATGCATGCACGCAACTTGGCTATAGTATGGGCCCCTAACCTGCTCAG ATCTAAGGATATTGAATCATCTGGCTTTAATGGCACAGCGGCATTCATGGAGGTCCGAATCCAATCCATTGTAGTGGAGTTCATTCTAAATCATGTGGAGCAGCTGTTTGGGGACATGCCTCTGGCTG GAAGTGACCAGTGCTCCATAACAAATCTCAATTCACCATCTTGTGTTCGTGAGGATTATTTCCGCTCCCTGACCTATAACATACCAAGCGTGCTACACCAGGGAGATGGGCCCCCGCAGATGCGCCCTTATCACACCATCATTGAGCTTTCTGATCACAA GCGGAAGGGTTCCTTGAAAGCAAAGAAATGGAAATCCATTTTCAACCTTGGCCGATCCAACAATGATTCCAAGCGCAAAGCAAACAAGCAGGATGAGAAAGACTCAG ACAAAACAGACAAAGTGAGTCTTCGACCAGCAAAAAGCATGGACTCCCTTAGTTCTGTGCCTTATGCATCGGAAG CAATTGATTCTGAGAACAGAAGCCTGGTGAGAAGCAGATCTCCTAAAAGTGTAATCCCCTTGCGCAGGGATAGTTTTGGGACTAAACCAGGTAATGACTATACATTTTCAGGGGAACAGCCCATCCAACTGGAGACATGTCATCAAACAGAATATGAAGAAGAATCTAAGTCTGAACCAACAACACCAAAACCAGGAAGGTCATCCATAGTGGTAAGCCCACAGGGAAGATCCCCTAAAAGTGCTCAGAATCGAGCAGAGAAATGTTTAGGAGTCCATATCTCAGAGCCATTTTCTGTTACTCTACCTCGACATATCACTTCAAACTTGTCCCGTCTGACCAGAGGTATGGAGTGTCCAAGTCTCATAAATCCTGTGTTGCACAGAAGTTCTGAGAAGATTTCTTCAGAAGAGGAAAGCCCACCTCAAGCAAAGCTTGTAAAACCCAACGCAGACGCTGAAGAGAACAATAAAGAGAAATCAGACATGCTGAATGACATTGGACTTCTAATAAGTGATGTGAAATTGGACACACTGATGCCTGATAAAGTAAGAGAATGTATGGAAACTGATGGTAGCCTTGATATGAATGAAGTCAAATTGTCTGATAACTCTGACAGAAGCCTTAATCCGGTGCAAGAGAAATCAGGTATCAGGCACCCTGGGCTAATCACTGAAAGGAACCAAGTGGACCCAAGTATTGGATCTCCAAATGCCAAAGAAAACGGTTGTCCACTTG CTACTACGGACAAGCAGGATCCAGACACAGAGAAAAAACGAATTTCTCTTGAAGTTCAAGactcattttcatttttggaCAACCAAGATATGAGCCCAGAGAGCAGTGCATTGGATGCTGACGAGGACTTTCTGGGATATGATTCTCGTTGGGTTCCAGGGGAGGAGGAACTTCGATGTGTGTATATGACTGACATGATTACATACTGCAAGCAG ACAGAGGAATTTTCGGTGGAGCCTCCGCCAGACGACCTCTCTACAGAGGACAATGAAGATATGTACTCCATGCCAGCAGATTGCTTGGATATTTTAGAGATTTCAGAAGACATGGACAACAATTCGGATGACATTTTTCTGAGTGCTTATGATGAACTCAGCCCTCTTGTCCATGAATCAGGCACAATGTTTGTGGTGGAAAATTCAAAAGACTCGCTGAGAAATGAAACTGAATTGGGTGAAAGTTGTTCCCAGAATGTAACCACTGATTCTGATTGTGAAGTCATTAAAGCTACACCATTGGAATTAGAGCCTCTGCAGCATACTATAAACATTAGCACAGAAGCCTTGCAAGATAGTATGGGAGACTCCTCAGTACTCCCTGAGACTAatgctgcttcagaaagacaccAGCCCAAACATCATTTACAGCAACATGAAGGTTCTACAGAACATGTTTTGAAATCAGAATCCATGTTACATAACAGTTTACCAAAGGCCAACCTACATCTTTTGAATCTTGGTCTCAAGACCACTCATGATACACAAGTCTCAACACCAGTTCAAGGTTtagatataaaaatgttaattctgGATATCCAGCAAGGGCATAGCAATGACCAGGAGTGCTCTACTGACTGTGATGGAACCAGTGCTGATACTATTCCACTTACTGACTGTGTAACACCAGCTTCAGAGAATGTTCCACTAACAGACACACCAATTTTGGAGAATGTTCCACTAAAAGATACATCAGCTTCAGAGAATGTTCTGCTAACAGATACACTAGCTTCAGAGAATTTTATACTAACAGATACATCCGCTTCGGAGAATGTTCTATTAACAGGGTCACCAGCTTCACAGGATGTTCTATTAACAGATTCACCAGTTTCAGAGAATGTTCTACTAACAGATTCAACAGCTTCAGATAATGTTCTACAGACAGACATACTAGTTTCAGAGAATATTCTACTAACAGAGTCAACAGATTCAGATAATGTTCTATTAACAAGGTCACCAGCTTCAGAGGATGTTCTATTAACAGATTCACCAGCATCAGATAATGTTCTACTAACAGAGCCACCAGCTTCAGATAATGTTCTACTAACAGAGCCACCAGCTTCAGATAATGTTCTATTAACAAGGTCACCAGCTTCAGAGGATGATCTATTAACAGATTCACCAGCTTCAAAGAAAGTTTTACTAACAGACAGACCAGCTTCAGAGCATGTTCTACTAACAGATCCAACCGATTCAGTCCAACCAGAAGAGGGCAGTGATCACAAGCAGAACAAAGACTTGCCTACATGTTCTGCCCAGGACACCAGTGTATCTATGCAAGTTACCCAACCACAGAagacagaaaataaattaataccTGCAGTTTTCCCTGATGGAAGTGTCTCAATGAAACAAAGTACTACTCCTCATAAAGTCCACCAGGTGAAAGCTGTTCCTGTTGTGCCACCAAAACCACAATTTGCAAAGCTACCCCCTGCCCTCAAAAGTAAAATTCATGTTAGCCCGGCAAGTAATATATCTAAGGACTCGGGAAGCCAGAAGTCAGACAGTATTGCTACTGTAGAAGAAGGGAATCTTTGTAGTCAGTCTCCCCAAGGAAAGAAGCGTTCCAGCTGGAGAAGCGGGGGGAGCATTTCATTTGACACAGCAGTAGCCCAAGCTAGAGAAAGGAAGATGTCCCAATATCCCATCAGGAGAATGCAGACATACAGTGTTGGGGAATCCCAGCATGTTCTGGACACCCCCAAGGAAGATGTTACTCTGCATTGTCAAACATTTGCACAAAAGCCAGGAGGGAGTAGACCTCACAGTTGTGTTATTGCTCTAAATTCTTTGGAAGTATCAAGTAAAGGAAACAATATTGATGAAGATACAAAAAGAAGCCAAATGTGGCAGGGCTGTAAGTATGTAAAGAGCCAGGAAGCCACAATGGCACCACATGGGCAGTCACCAGGGAACAGACTGAGTATGCCACGTCTGGGCAAGCAGACTGAGGAACTTTCTGGCACTTGTGAGAAGCCAAAGCGCAGATCCCTGTTATAA